The nucleotide window TCCGGCACCGGGCAGGTGTCACACCCTATACGTCCTCTTTCGAGTTTGCAGAGTGCTGTGTTTTTGATAAACAGTCCCAGCCACCTGGTCACTGCGGCTGCCGTCAGCTTAGAGAGCAAGTCTCATCACCAACAACAGCGTACCTTCTCCCGAAGTTACGGTACTATTTTGCCTAGTTCCTTCACCCGAGTTCTCTCAAGCGCCTTAGTATTCTCTACCTGACCACCAGTGTTGGTTTGGGGTACGGTTTCTTTTCATCTGAAGCTTAGAGGCTTTTCCTGGAAGCATGGCATCAACAACTTCGTTGCCGTAGCAACTCGTCTCGTGTCTCGACCTTAGGGACCCGGATTTGCCTAAGTCCCCAGCCTACGCACTTTCACCAGGACGACCGACGCCTGGCTTGCTTAGCCTTCTCCGTCCCCCCATCGCAATGAAAAGAAGTACAGAAATATTAATCTGTTTCCCATCGACTACGGCTTTCGCCCTCGCCTTAGGGGCCGACTCACCCTGCCCCGATTAACGTTGGACAGGAACCCTTGGTCTTCCGGCGAGCGGGTTTTTCACCCGCTTTAACGTTACTCATGTCAGCATTCGCACTTCTGATACCTCCAGCATGCCTCCCGACACACCTTCAACGGCTTACAGAACGCTCCCCTACCCAGCATACCTAAATATGCTGCCGCAGCTTCGGTGCATAGCTTAGCCCCGTTACATCTTCCGCGCAGACCGACTCGACTAGTGAGCTATTACGCTTTCTTTAAAGGGTGGCTGCTTCTAAGCCAACCTCCTAGCTGTCTAAGCCTTTCCACATCGTTTCCCACTTAGCTATGACTTGGGGACCTTAGCTGGCGGTCTGGGTTGTTTCCCTCTCCACGATGGACGTTAGCACCCACCGTGTGTCTCCCGGATAGTACTTTGCGGTATTCGGAGTTTGCATGGGTTTGGTAAGTCGGGATGACCCCCTAGCCCAAACAGTGCTCTACCCCCGCAAGTATTCGTCCGAGGCGCTACCTAAATAGCTTTCGGGGAGAACCAGCTATCTCCCGGTTTGATTGGCCTTTCACCCCTAATCACAGGTCATCCCCTAATTTTGCAACATTAGTGGGTTCGGTCCTCCAGTTGATGTTACTCAACCTTCAACCTGCCCATGACTAGATCACCGGGTTTCGGGTCTATGCCTTGCGACTGGACGCCCAGTTAAGACTCGGTTTCCCTACGGCTCCCCTATTCGGTTAACCTCGCCACAAAACATAAGTCGCTGACCCATTATACAAAAGGTACGCAGTCACCCCGAAGGGCTCCTACTGCTTGTACGTACACGGTTTCAGGTTCTATTTCACTCCCCTCGCCGGGGTTCTTTTCGCCTTTCCCTCACGGTACTGGTTCACTATCGGTCAGTTGGGAGTATTTAGCCTTAGAGGATGGTCCCCCTATCTTCAGTCAAGATACCACGTGTCCCGACCTACTCATCGTTTGCAACGACATCTGCCATTTCGTGTACGGGGCTATCACCCTGTATCGCGGAACTTTCCAGAACCTTCCACTATGACAGACGCTGATACACAAACTGGGCTCTTTCCCGTTCGCTCGCCGCTACTGAGGAAATCTCGGTTGATTTCTTTTCCTCGGGGTACTTAGATGTTTCAGTTCTCCCGGTTCGCCTCTGCACCCTATGTATTCAGATACAGATACCCAAGTTACCTTGGGTGGGTTTCCCCATTCGGAAATCATTGGCTCAAGCGGTTCTTATCACCTCACCAATGCTTATCGCAGATTAGCACGTCCTTCATCGCCTCCAACTGCCAAGGCATCCACCGTGTACGCTTAGTCACTTAACCATACAACCCCGAAGGGTTTCGCTGACGCGAACCATTTTCCGAAGAAAATGCCGTATGTTGACTAACACCTGGTTTTCGCCGGACACTCATCAAGTAGAGAGTGACTCGTTTAAATTTGCAGTGTTATCAGCTTTCCGAATTGTTAAAGAGCATGGCTAAAAAAAGCCAAAGGTAAATCGTGAGATTTAGCTTTGGCCTCTCGAGCGAGAGTGGCGTCCCCTAGGGGATTCGAACCCCTGTTACCGCCGTGAAAGGGCGGTGTCCTAGGCCTCTAGACGAAGGGGACACATATGGTGGAGCTAAGCGGGATCGAACCGCTGACCTCCTGCGTGCAAAGCAGGCGCTCTCCCAGCTGAGCTATAGCCCCGAATAGTGTGGTGGGTCTGAGTGGACTTGAACCACCGACCTCACCCTTATCAGGGGTGCGCTCTAACCAGCTGAGCTACAGACCCACACCGCAATTCGCTCTAAAACCATCTGACCAAGCAATCTGTGTGGACACTTCGAGACGTGTCATCCCTAAAGGTAAGGAGGTGATCCAGCCGCAGGTTCCCCTACGGCTACCTTGTTACGACTTCACCCCAGTCATGAACCACACCGTGGTAAACGCCCTCCCGAAGGTTAAGCTATCTACTTCTGGTGCAGCCCACTCCCATGGTGTGACGGGCGGTGTGTACAAGGCCCGGGAACGTATTCACCGTAGCATTCTGATCTACGATTACTAGCGATTCCGACTTCATGGAGTCGAGTTGCAGACTCCAATCCGGACTACGACGGACTTTATGGGATTCGCTTACCATCGCTGGTTCGCCGCCCTTTGTATCCGCCATTGTAGCACGTGTGTAGCCCTGCCCGTAAGGGCCATGATGACTTGACGTCGTCCCCACCTTCCTCCGGTTTATCACCGGCAGTCTCCTTAGAGTTCCCGACCGAATCGCTGGCAACTAAGGATAAGGGTTGCGCTCGTTGCGGGACTTAACCCAACATTTCACAACACGAGCTGACGACAGCCATGCAGCACCTGTCTCAGCGTTCCCGAAGGCACCAAGGTATCTCTACCAAGTTCGCTGGATGTCAAGGGCAGGTAAGGTTCTTCGCGTTGCATCGAATTAAACCACATGCTCCACCGCTTGTGCGGGCCCCCGTCAATTCATTTGAGTTTTAACCTTGCGGCCGTACTCCCCAGGCGGTCTACTTAACGCGTTAGCTCCGAAACCCACGTCTCAAGGACACAGACTTCAAGTAGACATCGTTTACGGCGTGGACTACCAGGGTATCTAATCCTGTTTGCTCCCCACGCTTTCGTGCATGAGCGTCAGTCTTTGTCCAGGTGGCCGCCTTCGCCACTGGTATTCCTTCAGATCTCTACGCATTTCACCGCTACACCTGAAATTCTACCACCCTCTACAAGACTCTAGCTTGCCAGTTCTAAATGCAGTTCCCAGGTTGAGCCCGGGGCTTTCACATCTAGCTTAACAAGCCGCCTGCGCACGCTTTACGCCCAGTAATTCCGATTAACGCTCGCACCCTCCGTATTACCGCGGCTGCTGGCACGGAGTTAGCCGGTGCTTCTTCTGCGAGTAACGTCACAGATGAGCCGTATTAAGACTCACCCTTTCCTCCTCGCTGAAAGTGCTTTACAACCCGAAGGCCTTCTTCACACACGCGGCATGGCTGCATCAGGGTTTCCCCCATTGTGCAATATTCCCCACTGCTGCCTCCCGTAGGAGTCTGGGCCGTGTCTCAGTCCCAGTGTGGCTGATCATCCTCTCAAACCAGCTAGGGATCGTCGCCTTGGTAGGCCGTTACCCCACCAACTAGCTAATCCCATGTAGGCGCATCCGGTAGCGAGAGGTCCGAAGATCCCCCCCTTTGGTCCGTAGACGTTATGCGGTATTAGCCATCGTTTCCAATGGTTATCCCCCACTCCCGGGTAGCTTCCTACACATTACTCACCCGTCCGCCGCTCGCCGCCCATGTCTTCCCCCGAAGGTTCCGTCATGTCGCTGCCGCTCGACTTGCATGTGTTAGGCCTGCCGCCAGCGTTCAATCTGAGCCATGATCAAACTCTTCAATTAAAAGTTTGTGCTCAATGAATTGCTGAAGTGTTTGAACACTTCGAGTTCATTGAAAATTCGTTTTTGGGAATTTTCACAACCTCGAGTGCCCACACAGATTGCTTGGTCACATTGTTAAAGAACGTTCGCTTCTTCTCGAAGCGGGAGCCGCATTCTACCGACTCCGGATTTTCTGTCAAGCCCTTTGTTTCGGCCTTTTCAGAAAACTTGAGTTTTCAGCGCTTAGCGCCTTATCTCTCAAGCGGGCCGCCATTTTACTCAGTCTTCGTTGTGGGTCAAGGCCTTTTTTCGAGGTCTTTTCCGCGAAGCCGTTCGGTGGCGACAGGGGCGGCATTATAGGGACTGCGTTTGATTACGCAAGCCTTTTTGGGGCGAAAAACACAAAAAACCCGCCTTTCGAAGCGGAGCACAGCCAAGCCACAACATCCACACAGCTTATCCACAGAAAAAAGGCTATTTACAAGCTGCCGGGGACCAATATAGGCTAGAAAACGTTCTTGTCGGAGTGCCTTCGGGCTGAGATCACGCCAAACGCGTGGGATCCGTTGAACCTGATCGGGGTAATGCCCGCGCAGGGAACAAGTGAAGTAACAACCTGCTTCCGGACCCGGACCAATTGCGTCCGTTCTCCCCATGCACATCGGCGAGCACGTTTCTGAAATTCAGTAAACGAGGTTTGCCAATGTCACATACCAAACCGTCCCTGGCCACGGGGACCCTCGATGCCGAGCTGCTGCAACCGCTGCCCGGCTCCCAGAAATGCCATGTCACCGGCTCCCGGGCCGATATCCGCGTCGCCATGCGGGAGGTGCGCGCCAGCGCCGATCCCGACCAGGTGCTGGTCACCCTCTACGATACCTCGGGTCCCTATACCGACCCCAACGCCGAAATAGACATTCGCAGCGGCCTGGCCGATCTGCGCGGCGACTGGATAGCCGAACGCGGCGACACCGACGCCCGCGACGATTTCGGTTCCGCCTATGCAAAGGAAAGGGCCGAAGAGGAAAGCGTCATCCCCCGCTTCGAGCGCAACCGCCCCATACGCAGGGCCAGGGCCGGCAAGCGAGTGACCCAGCTCCACTACGCCAGGGCCGGCATCATCACCCCGGAGATGGAATACATCGCCATCCGCGAGAACGCCCTTGCCGGCGAAACCGCCCAGCAGCACCCCGGCCAGGGCTGGGGCGCCAGGATGCCCAAGCTGATCACCCCCGAGTTCGTGCGCCGGGAAGTGGCCGAAGGCCGCGCCATCATCCCCGCCAACATCAACCACCCGGAAGCCGAGCCCATGATCATCGGCCGCCACTTCCGGGTGAAGGTCAACGCCAACATCGGCAACAGTTCGGTGTCTTCCGGGGTGGAAGAAGAAGTGGAGAAGTTGATCTGGGCCGGCCGCTGGGGCGCCGACACCGTCATGGATCTCTCCACCGGCCGTCATATCCACGAGATCCGCGAGTGGATCCTGCGCAACAGCCCCATGCCCATCGGCACCGTGCCCATCTACCAGGCCCTGGAAAAGGTGAAGGGCATCGCCGAGGACCTGACCTGGGAAGTGTTCCGCGACACCCTCATCGAGCAGGCCGAGCAGGGCGTGGACTACTTCACCATCCACGCCGGGGTGCGCCTGCCCTTCATTCCGCTCACCGTGGACAGGGTCACCGGTATCGTCTCCCGCGGCGGTGCCATCATGGCCAAGTGGTGCCTGGCCCACCACGAGGAGAACTTCCTCTATACCCACTTCCGGGAGATCTGCGAGATCTGCGCCGCCTACGACGTCTCCCTGTCCCTGGGCGACGGCCTGCGCCCCGGCTCCATCGCCGACGCCAACGACCAGGCCCAGTTCGCCGAGCTGCGCACCCTGGGCGAGCTGACCAAGATCGCCTGGGAGTACGACGTGCAGGTGATGATCGAAGGCCCCGGCCATGTGCCCATGCAGCTCATTCAGGAGAACATGGAAGAGCAGCTCAAGCACTGCCACGGCGCCCCCTTCTATACCCTGGGGCCGCTCACCACCGACATCGCCCCCGGCTATGACCACATCACCTCCGGCATAGGCGCGGCGCTGATCGGCTGGTATGGCTGCGCCATGCTCTGCTACGTCACCCCCAAGGAGCACCTGGGCCTGCCCAACAAGGACGACGTCAAGGAAGGCCTGATGGCCTACCGCATCGCCGCCCACGCCGCCGATCTGGCCAAGGGCCATCCCGCCGCCCAGGTCCGCGACAACGCCCTGTCCCAGGCCCGTTTCGAATTCCGCTGGGAAGATCAGTTCAACCTGGGCCTGGATCCGGTCCGGGCCCGGGAATACCACGACGAGACCATCCCCAGCCCGGCCGGCAAGGTGGCTCACTTCTGCTCCATGTGTGGGCCCAAGTTCTGCTCCATGAAGCTGAGCCAGGATCTGGTCGCCAACCGCGACGCCATGAAGCAGGAGGCGGAGCGCTTCAAGGCCCAGGGAGCCGAGATCTATGTCCAGGCCGCAGACTGAGGTACTGATCCTGGGCCATGGCCTGCTGGGCCGGCTGCTGGCCTGGCGCCTGCATCAGGCCGGCATCGGCGTGCGCTGGTTCGATCCCCACCCTGAAAAGGCGGCCGCCCATGTGGCCGCCGCCATGCTGGCGCCCCTGGCCGAAGGGGTGCTGTGCCCGCCCCGGCTGGTGGCCATGGGCCGCCACTGTCTGGTGCTGTGGCGGCAGTGGCTGGCCGAGCTGGGCGGCGTGCCGTTTGGCCTTGATGGCAGCCTGGTGCTGAGCCATCCCCAGGACAGGGGCCTGATGAGCGATTTCCAAGCCCGCCTGCCCCAGGGCCAGTGGCAACCCGCCCAGGTGGCGGAGCTGGAGCCGGCCCTGGCCGGCGCCTTCCACCAGGGGCTTTGGCTGCAGGAGGAAGGCTACCTGGACAACGCCGCCCTGATGGCCCGCCTGGCCGAGGAAACGGCCCACCTTGAGACGGACGCCCCGGAGCTGGCCGCCGACTGGGTGCTGGACTGCCGCGGCCTTCACGCCGCGCTGCCCGGCCTTCGCGGCGTGCGCGGCGAGGTGGCCAGGCTGCACGCCCCCGAGGTCGCACTGAGCCGGCCGGTCAGGCTGCTGCACCCCCGCTATCCCCTCTATGTGGTGCCCAGGCCCAACGGCCGCTACGTGGTCGGCGCCACCGAACTGGAGAGCCGGGACGACGGACCCGTCACGGTGCGCTCGGCCCTGGAGCTGCTGTCGGCGGCCTACAGCCTGCACCCCGGTTTCGGCGAGGCCAGGGTGGAGTCCCTGCAGTCGGGCCTGCGCCCGGCCCTGCCCCATAACGAACCCAGGATCCGCACCGACGGCAACCGCCTCCATATAGGTGGCCTCTACCGCCACGGCTACCTGCTGGCGCCGGCCCTGGTGGAGGCAACCCTGGCGCACCTCTTCGACCAGCCACCGCAAGGCCAGATCTTTCCCTGGCTCTGGGAGCAATAAGATGAACATCCTGATCAACGGCCAGCCTCTGCAGCTGGACGTGGGCAGCAGCGTCCACCAGGCCCTGGCCGCCTTTGGCGCCAGGCCGCCGGTGGCGGTGGCGGTGAACGGCCGCTTCCTGCCCAGGGGCCAACACCAGTCCACCCGGCTGGAAGAGGGCGACAGCCTGGAAGTGCTTGGCCCCATGGAGGGCGGCTGATGGACGCCCTGCACCTTTACGGCCATGCCTTTCGGTCCC belongs to Gallaecimonas sp. GXIMD4217 and includes:
- a CDS encoding FAD-dependent oxidoreductase, giving the protein MSRPQTEVLILGHGLLGRLLAWRLHQAGIGVRWFDPHPEKAAAHVAAAMLAPLAEGVLCPPRLVAMGRHCLVLWRQWLAELGGVPFGLDGSLVLSHPQDRGLMSDFQARLPQGQWQPAQVAELEPALAGAFHQGLWLQEEGYLDNAALMARLAEETAHLETDAPELAADWVLDCRGLHAALPGLRGVRGEVARLHAPEVALSRPVRLLHPRYPLYVVPRPNGRYVVGATELESRDDGPVTVRSALELLSAAYSLHPGFGEARVESLQSGLRPALPHNEPRIRTDGNRLHIGGLYRHGYLLAPALVEATLAHLFDQPPQGQIFPWLWEQ
- the thiC gene encoding phosphomethylpyrimidine synthase ThiC, with the translated sequence MSHTKPSLATGTLDAELLQPLPGSQKCHVTGSRADIRVAMREVRASADPDQVLVTLYDTSGPYTDPNAEIDIRSGLADLRGDWIAERGDTDARDDFGSAYAKERAEEESVIPRFERNRPIRRARAGKRVTQLHYARAGIITPEMEYIAIRENALAGETAQQHPGQGWGARMPKLITPEFVRREVAEGRAIIPANINHPEAEPMIIGRHFRVKVNANIGNSSVSSGVEEEVEKLIWAGRWGADTVMDLSTGRHIHEIREWILRNSPMPIGTVPIYQALEKVKGIAEDLTWEVFRDTLIEQAEQGVDYFTIHAGVRLPFIPLTVDRVTGIVSRGGAIMAKWCLAHHEENFLYTHFREICEICAAYDVSLSLGDGLRPGSIADANDQAQFAELRTLGELTKIAWEYDVQVMIEGPGHVPMQLIQENMEEQLKHCHGAPFYTLGPLTTDIAPGYDHITSGIGAALIGWYGCAMLCYVTPKEHLGLPNKDDVKEGLMAYRIAAHAADLAKGHPAAQVRDNALSQARFEFRWEDQFNLGLDPVRAREYHDETIPSPAGKVAHFCSMCGPKFCSMKLSQDLVANRDAMKQEAERFKAQGAEIYVQAAD
- the thiS gene encoding sulfur carrier protein ThiS, which codes for MNILINGQPLQLDVGSSVHQALAAFGARPPVAVAVNGRFLPRGQHQSTRLEEGDSLEVLGPMEGG